In the genome of Bacillus sp. S3, one region contains:
- a CDS encoding GntR family transcriptional regulator: MNLNPKNPLPLHIQLRNKLEKLIKEGYYQEKIPSERELMESYKVSRSTVREAVSHLVRDGILEKVHGKGTFISLKPIQDWLGSLSSTTEIIKRMGMKPDAKLVEHGIVTTTNEIKEVTGFQEAYYIKRIRYANNVPLAIEVQYYPIKIGKELAELDIEKGTLFDLLEENLQIKFSEAEQIITSGQLSKEDAKLLGIPDPFNVLVTERMLMDIEGDLIEYYIAYFRSDMYSFRIKLSKKYN, encoded by the coding sequence GTGAATTTGAATCCAAAAAACCCGCTGCCACTTCACATTCAATTAAGAAATAAGCTCGAGAAATTAATTAAGGAGGGTTATTACCAAGAGAAAATACCAAGTGAAAGGGAGCTTATGGAGTCCTATAAAGTGAGCAGGAGTACAGTGAGAGAAGCCGTTTCCCATTTAGTAAGAGATGGTATTTTAGAGAAAGTTCACGGAAAAGGGACGTTTATTTCTCTTAAACCAATTCAGGATTGGCTCGGAAGCCTCAGTAGTACAACGGAGATTATTAAACGGATGGGCATGAAACCTGATGCTAAGCTTGTAGAGCATGGCATTGTGACTACAACTAATGAAATAAAAGAAGTAACGGGTTTTCAAGAAGCTTACTATATTAAAAGAATCAGATATGCGAATAATGTCCCCCTTGCCATTGAGGTTCAATACTATCCAATTAAAATTGGTAAAGAATTAGCAGAGCTAGATATTGAAAAAGGCACTTTATTCGATTTGCTTGAGGAGAACTTACAAATTAAATTTTCTGAAGCTGAACAGATCATTACGAGCGGTCAACTTTCCAAAGAAGATGCTAAGCTTTTAGGGATACCCGATCCTTTCAATGTACTTGTTACGGAGCGAATGCTGATGGACATAGAGGGTGATTTAATTGAATATTACATTGCCTATTTTCGCTCTGATATGTACTCATTTCGAATCAAACTTTCAAAAAAGTATAATTAA
- a CDS encoding selenium metabolism-associated LysR family transcriptional regulator produces MNLEHLKVFYTAATKKNFSETAKVLHLSQPSVSLHIKHLEEYLNTTLFDRSTKKMELTHAGNILFIFAEQIINLVSQVEKDISLLSDSIHGDLRLGASLTIGEYLLPYFLGDFIKQYPNVHLSLKVDNSNQIIEKLLDGKIDLGFIEAAIPRKELDSLPFLEDELVIISSARHPHPYLTDETIEPELLFSLPIIAREQGSGTRQVLESNLLEHQLHLEQLHIVMELENTESIKSAVESGLGVAIISKTTIQKELNLGLLKQTRINGIPLKRYFYLINKKQVLTTASDVFKEFFITSVKAKSEAKQM; encoded by the coding sequence ATGAATCTTGAACACCTTAAGGTTTTTTATACAGCCGCTACAAAAAAAAACTTTTCTGAGACAGCGAAAGTTCTTCACCTCTCACAACCCTCAGTCAGTTTACATATCAAACATTTAGAGGAATATTTAAATACGACATTATTTGACCGCTCCACAAAAAAAATGGAGCTCACGCATGCTGGAAACATCCTGTTCATTTTTGCAGAACAAATAATTAACCTTGTTTCTCAAGTGGAAAAGGATATTTCCCTTCTATCTGACAGCATCCACGGCGACCTTCGCCTAGGTGCCAGTTTAACCATTGGTGAATATTTACTGCCTTACTTTCTTGGAGATTTTATTAAGCAATATCCTAATGTCCATTTAAGTCTGAAAGTAGATAATTCCAATCAGATTATTGAAAAACTGCTGGATGGAAAAATTGATTTAGGATTCATTGAGGCCGCTATACCACGCAAAGAACTGGATAGTCTGCCATTTTTAGAGGATGAACTTGTCATCATATCGTCCGCTCGGCACCCCCATCCCTATCTTACAGATGAAACAATTGAGCCGGAGTTACTGTTTTCCCTGCCAATTATTGCCAGAGAACAAGGGTCAGGGACAAGGCAGGTCTTGGAATCAAATTTATTAGAACATCAGCTGCATTTAGAACAGTTACATATTGTTATGGAACTTGAAAATACAGAATCAATTAAATCTGCAGTAGAATCCGGTTTGGGAGTAGCCATAATTTCAAAAACAACGATTCAGAAAGAGCTAAACTTAGGACTGCTGAAACAAACTAGAATTAATGGAATCCCGCTAAAACGATATTTTTACCTCATCAACAAAAAACAAGTTTTAACGACTGCCAGCGATGTATTTAAGGAGTTTTTTATTACTTCTGTGAAAGCAAAGAGTGAAGCAAAACAAATGTAG
- a CDS encoding amidohydrolase family protein yields the protein MMTYMIRGKKLVTVSDLGTIENGAMVVENGKIAAVGHWESLMDEFPKADVMDCSEYIITPSLVDCHTHLLEFAPSSLYPVTPETHLWVGKSILFHALSCGITALGEQICGHPLCDFTIEDYRNAVKQMPLDISFATTSISIGFETLAHFTSVTQSKAVNQKDLCAASIVAKIAAASDYPGENIFINATPANFSVTEVPRAGEIIYSLDELKQIVDIYHQLGKQIGCHVAGEQAIDLALKAGIDVLHHAHGISAEQINVTAKQGVKIVATPMGGTHLPPNSPENILRLAEKFIPVSISTDSYLPPYQCVSWLPFQDLSLQGPDVLMLIAHPAMLLLKTHGFNENEILAMLTANPSGILGKSHLFGRLEPGLEANFLVAEGIPGLEITEMEQIKKVFYRGKKVIERK from the coding sequence ATGATGACATACATGATTCGCGGAAAGAAACTTGTGACGGTAAGTGACCTTGGCACGATTGAAAATGGGGCAATGGTAGTTGAAAATGGAAAAATTGCCGCAGTCGGCCACTGGGAGAGTTTGATGGATGAATTTCCGAAGGCTGATGTGATGGATTGCTCTGAATACATCATCACCCCTTCACTCGTCGATTGTCACACCCATTTGTTAGAATTTGCCCCTAGTTCACTTTACCCGGTGACACCCGAGACGCATTTGTGGGTCGGAAAATCCATCCTTTTCCATGCCTTATCTTGCGGAATCACAGCTCTTGGCGAACAAATCTGCGGCCATCCGTTGTGTGATTTTACAATAGAAGATTATCGAAATGCAGTGAAACAAATGCCATTGGACATATCATTTGCCACGACTAGCATCTCCATTGGTTTCGAAACATTAGCTCATTTTACTTCGGTAACACAGTCAAAAGCTGTTAATCAAAAGGATTTATGTGCGGCATCCATCGTCGCAAAAATCGCCGCAGCAAGTGATTATCCTGGTGAAAATATCTTTATTAACGCCACACCCGCTAATTTCTCAGTAACAGAAGTCCCGCGTGCAGGGGAAATTATTTATTCATTAGATGAATTAAAGCAAATTGTCGATATTTATCACCAATTAGGAAAACAAATTGGTTGTCATGTCGCCGGCGAACAAGCAATTGATTTGGCCTTGAAGGCTGGTATTGACGTTTTGCATCATGCCCATGGAATATCTGCTGAGCAAATCAACGTAACGGCTAAACAAGGGGTCAAAATTGTGGCCACACCTATGGGAGGAACTCACCTGCCGCCAAATTCTCCTGAAAACATTTTGAGATTAGCAGAAAAGTTTATTCCCGTATCAATCTCAACGGATTCCTATCTTCCGCCATACCAGTGTGTCTCCTGGCTGCCTTTTCAAGACCTTTCACTTCAGGGGCCAGACGTTCTAATGCTAATTGCCCATCCGGCTATGCTATTATTAAAAACCCATGGCTTCAATGAAAATGAGATTTTAGCAATGTTAACTGCAAATCCGTCTGGTATTCTTGGAAAAAGCCATTTGTTCGGGCGGTTAGAACCAGGACTAGAGGCCAATTTCTTAGTTGCTGAGGGAATACCCGGATTAGAGATAACGGAGATGGAGCAGATTAAAAAAGTATTTTACCGGGGAAAAAAGGTGATTGAACGTAAATAA
- the serC gene encoding 3-phosphoserine/phosphohydroxythreonine transaminase, with translation MKLQTHRIYNFNAGPSALPISVLEKAQAELIDFRGTGMSIMELSHRSNAYEEIHNQAIHSLKKLLCIPDHYEILFLQGGASLQFSMIPMNFLQSGKKAGYVMTGSWSEKAFIEAKLFGDVYHAASTKDDGYHSIPKVDELQYNHQDAYLHLTSNNTIYGTQWKNYPDTGDVPLIADMSSDILSKPFDVNKFALIYAGAQKNLGPSGVTVVIIRKDFLEQANTNIPTMLKYGIHAKNNSLYNTPPTFGIYMLGEVLNWASGLGGLDAISEQNDKKAKLIYDAIDASNGFYAGHAEPDSRSLMNITFNLKSKDLEKKFLDQAKQEGFVGVNGHRSIGGCRVSAYNAVPSEACKAFSEFMVQFQNSNS, from the coding sequence ATGAAACTGCAAACTCATCGTATCTATAATTTTAATGCTGGTCCATCTGCTTTGCCTATTTCAGTTTTAGAAAAAGCACAAGCTGAACTTATTGATTTTCGCGGAACCGGGATGTCAATTATGGAGCTCAGCCACCGGAGCAATGCATATGAGGAAATACATAATCAGGCAATTCACAGTTTAAAGAAGCTCTTATGTATTCCGGATCATTATGAAATTCTTTTTCTCCAAGGTGGAGCTAGCCTTCAGTTTTCCATGATCCCTATGAATTTTTTACAGTCGGGGAAAAAAGCTGGGTATGTGATGACCGGGTCATGGTCTGAAAAGGCTTTTATTGAAGCAAAACTCTTTGGCGATGTTTATCATGCAGCTTCCACAAAAGATGACGGTTACCACAGCATACCAAAGGTTGATGAATTACAGTATAATCATCAAGATGCTTATTTACATCTTACTTCCAACAATACCATCTATGGAACACAGTGGAAAAACTATCCAGATACCGGGGATGTTCCATTAATTGCAGATATGTCAAGCGATATTCTTTCGAAGCCGTTTGATGTCAACAAGTTTGCGCTTATTTATGCCGGAGCCCAGAAAAATCTTGGCCCATCAGGTGTCACTGTTGTCATTATTCGCAAGGATTTTCTTGAACAGGCAAATACCAATATCCCAACAATGTTAAAGTACGGCATACATGCCAAGAACAACTCCTTGTATAACACACCGCCAACCTTTGGTATTTACATGCTGGGAGAGGTGCTGAATTGGGCAAGCGGATTAGGTGGACTAGATGCCATCTCGGAGCAGAATGATAAGAAAGCAAAATTGATTTATGACGCTATTGACGCTAGTAATGGATTTTACGCAGGGCATGCTGAGCCTGACAGTCGGTCACTTATGAACATTACTTTTAATTTAAAATCAAAGGACTTGGAAAAGAAATTTTTAGACCAAGCTAAACAAGAAGGCTTTGTGGGAGTAAACGGGCACCGTTCCATCGGTGGGTGCCGAGTATCAGCTTACAACGCTGTTCCTAGTGAGGCGTGTAAAGCATTCAGTGAATTTATGGTTCAATTCCAAAACAGTAACAGTTAA
- a CDS encoding EcsC family protein translates to MINVESPDFLKGELKKIEKWEKDQKGLWFWEKIGRLPFVLLDKLTPKFIQEKIGLMIDELGSFIQSGGQYLISEKSILKKFSSKDTSLERDTLSIQQLEQLPISKMDVVANEIRNSRTNMATIQGATTGVGGLFTLAIDIPLLLGLSLKVLQEIALSYGYDPKDKSERIFIVKCLQFSSSDIVGKKAILEDLSTFDLERQNNHMVSQLQGWREVVTTYRDNFGWKKLFQMIPIAGMIFGAFINRSSLGDVAEAGMMLYRKRRIVKRLHQLENRQAAPPSEI, encoded by the coding sequence TTGATCAATGTGGAATCACCGGATTTTTTAAAAGGTGAATTGAAAAAAATAGAAAAATGGGAAAAGGACCAGAAAGGTTTGTGGTTTTGGGAGAAAATTGGACGACTTCCATTCGTGCTGCTTGATAAACTGACGCCCAAATTTATTCAAGAGAAAATTGGATTAATGATTGATGAACTAGGCAGCTTCATTCAATCCGGCGGGCAATATTTAATCAGTGAAAAAAGTATTCTAAAAAAGTTTTCCTCCAAAGATACTTCATTGGAACGGGATACCCTTAGCATCCAACAGCTGGAGCAGCTGCCCATCAGCAAGATGGATGTGGTTGCAAATGAAATAAGAAACTCTAGAACAAATATGGCAACCATTCAAGGGGCCACAACAGGCGTTGGCGGCTTGTTTACCTTAGCCATTGACATTCCTCTCCTTTTAGGATTATCACTCAAAGTCCTACAAGAAATTGCGCTAAGTTATGGATATGATCCTAAGGATAAGTCAGAAAGAATTTTTATTGTAAAATGTCTGCAGTTTTCCTCCTCAGACATTGTTGGAAAAAAGGCTATTTTAGAAGATCTTTCCACCTTCGATCTAGAGAGACAGAACAACCATATGGTTTCCCAATTGCAGGGCTGGCGTGAAGTGGTAACAACTTATCGGGACAATTTTGGCTGGAAGAAGCTTTTTCAAATGATCCCGATTGCAGGAATGATTTTTGGCGCCTTTATCAATCGATCCTCTCTGGGAGATGTTGCCGAAGCCGGCATGATGTTATACCGCAAACGGAGAATTGTCAAAAGGCTACATCAATTAGAAAATAGGCAGGCAGCCCCACCATCCGAAATATAA
- a CDS encoding LLM class flavin-dependent oxidoreductase: MTNFHIPVSVLNLAPIRDGQGPKQAIDAMVDLAQAVEKMGYQRYWIAEHHNTPTLVSSATSILIKHTLEHTDHIRVGSGGVMLPNHSPLVVAEQFGTMATIYPNRVDLGLGRAPGTDMMTASALRRSKNDSVYTFPEDVNALITYFGTEEMQSYVRAYPGVGTNIPIYILGSSTDSAYLAASLGLPYVFASHFAPRYMEEAIRIYRERFQPSEYLDKPYMMVCLNVIAAETDEEAKRQSTTMQQFFLNVVRGSRNPLQPPVENMDEIWNSAEKEMASSMSSVTLMGSKETVKQQFIRFQETYNVDELMAVSYIYDPDKQIRSYEILKEVVDGK, encoded by the coding sequence ATGACAAATTTTCATATACCTGTATCTGTATTAAATTTAGCACCAATTCGCGATGGACAGGGTCCGAAACAAGCGATTGATGCCATGGTGGATCTAGCACAAGCGGTTGAAAAAATGGGCTATCAGCGATATTGGATTGCGGAGCATCATAATACGCCAACACTCGTTAGTTCTGCTACGTCAATTTTAATCAAACATACATTAGAACATACTGATCATATCCGTGTGGGATCAGGCGGGGTCATGTTGCCTAACCATTCGCCATTAGTGGTGGCCGAGCAATTCGGCACGATGGCTACTATTTATCCGAATCGTGTAGATCTTGGTCTTGGTCGTGCACCGGGAACTGACATGATGACCGCTAGCGCCTTAAGACGTTCGAAAAATGATTCGGTATATACATTTCCAGAGGATGTAAACGCGTTAATTACCTATTTTGGTACCGAAGAAATGCAAAGTTATGTAAGGGCCTATCCTGGGGTAGGCACGAATATTCCAATCTATATCCTTGGTTCATCCACGGATTCTGCTTACTTAGCGGCAAGTTTAGGCTTACCGTATGTATTTGCATCCCATTTTGCGCCAAGATATATGGAAGAAGCGATTAGAATCTATCGTGAACGATTCCAGCCATCTGAGTATTTAGACAAGCCCTATATGATGGTTTGCTTAAATGTCATCGCGGCGGAGACGGATGAGGAGGCGAAAAGGCAATCGACAACGATGCAGCAATTTTTCCTGAATGTTGTTCGCGGGTCCAGAAATCCGTTGCAACCACCAGTAGAGAACATGGATGAGATTTGGAACTCAGCGGAAAAGGAAATGGCTTCGTCTATGTCTAGTGTGACCCTGATGGGCAGCAAAGAAACCGTCAAACAACAATTTATACGTTTTCAAGAAACATATAACGTCGATGAGCTCATGGCCGTATCTTATATCTATGATCCTGATAAACAAATACGTTCGTATGAAATATTAAAGGAAGTTGTGGACGGAAAATAA
- the guaC gene encoding GMP reductase, protein MENVFDYEDIQLVPAKCIVNSRSECDTSVTLGGRTFKLPVVPANMQTIIDEKLSITLAENGYFYVMHRFEPEKRTDFIKDMKTRGLYASISVGVKEEEYQFIQQLAEEQLIPEYITIDIAHGHSNAVIEMIKHIKKHLPESFVIAGNVGTPEAVRELEHAGADATKVGIGPGKVCITKIKTGFGTGGWQLAALRWCAKAASKPVIADGGIRTHGDIAKSVRFGARMVMIGSLFAGHEESPGETVERDGKLYKEYFGSASEFQKGEKKNVEGKKMYVEYRGSLKDTLIEMEQDLQSSISYSGGNKLEAIRNVDYVVVKNSIFNGDKIY, encoded by the coding sequence ATGGAAAATGTATTTGATTACGAAGATATTCAATTGGTTCCGGCAAAATGTATCGTAAATAGCCGTTCTGAGTGTGATACATCTGTCACATTAGGCGGGCGTACTTTCAAGTTGCCTGTGGTACCTGCCAATATGCAAACAATTATCGATGAAAAGCTGTCAATAACCTTAGCTGAAAATGGGTACTTTTATGTCATGCATCGTTTTGAACCAGAGAAGCGGACTGATTTTATTAAAGATATGAAAACACGAGGTTTGTACGCCTCAATTAGTGTAGGTGTCAAAGAAGAAGAATATCAATTTATCCAACAACTTGCAGAGGAACAGCTTATCCCGGAATACATTACAATCGATATCGCTCATGGTCATTCCAATGCCGTTATCGAGATGATTAAGCATATTAAGAAACATTTACCGGAAAGCTTTGTGATTGCAGGTAATGTAGGAACTCCAGAAGCAGTAAGAGAGTTAGAACACGCGGGTGCAGATGCTACCAAAGTAGGAATTGGACCAGGAAAGGTTTGTATTACAAAGATTAAGACTGGATTTGGAACTGGTGGATGGCAATTGGCGGCATTGCGTTGGTGTGCGAAGGCAGCTAGTAAGCCGGTTATTGCCGATGGTGGTATTCGTACACATGGTGATATCGCCAAATCCGTCAGATTCGGGGCAAGAATGGTCATGATCGGTTCCCTATTTGCCGGCCATGAAGAATCTCCGGGCGAAACCGTTGAAAGAGATGGCAAGCTTTATAAAGAATATTTTGGTTCCGCATCGGAATTCCAAAAAGGCGAAAAGAAAAACGTTGAAGGTAAGAAAATGTATGTCGAGTATCGGGGATCTTTAAAAGATACATTAATCGAAATGGAACAAGATCTTCAATCATCGATTTCCTATTCAGGAGGAAACAAGTTAGAAGCCATCCGTAATGTAGATTATGTTGTTGTAAAGAATTCAATCTTCAATGGTGATAAGATCTATTAA
- a CDS encoding thioredoxin family protein → MKEVKTEQEYREQIKKDELTVGIFTTTWCPDCKRLAMFIDEVIEENHDKQWIKIDRDEFPEISEEQNVMGIPSLLVFKNGEKLAHLHSANAKTQDQVREFLNSL, encoded by the coding sequence ATGAAAGAAGTAAAAACTGAGCAAGAATACCGTGAGCAAATCAAAAAAGATGAACTAACTGTGGGTATTTTTACCACAACATGGTGTCCGGATTGCAAACGGTTGGCGATGTTCATTGATGAAGTGATCGAAGAGAATCATGACAAACAATGGATCAAAATTGACCGCGATGAATTTCCAGAAATCTCTGAGGAGCAAAATGTAATGGGGATTCCTTCATTATTAGTATTCAAAAATGGTGAAAAATTAGCTCATTTACATAGTGCCAACGCTAAAACACAGGACCAAGTCAGGGAATTCTTGAATAGTCTTTAA
- the qoxD gene encoding cytochrome aa3 quinol oxidase subunit IV, translating into MSELFPRKQIMGFVFSLVLTAAALAVYFLHLSFAQGMIVLIVTAFVQALLQLVVFMHAGETEDKWVIYGKVGFMIAIALITVFGTLLLFLWDM; encoded by the coding sequence ATGAGCGAATTATTTCCGCGTAAACAAATAATGGGTTTTGTTTTTTCCTTAGTTTTAACAGCAGCTGCCCTTGCAGTATATTTCCTTCACTTGTCATTTGCACAAGGAATGATTGTTCTGATTGTTACTGCTTTTGTGCAAGCACTTCTTCAGCTTGTTGTGTTTATGCATGCAGGTGAAACGGAAGATAAATGGGTGATTTACGGTAAAGTAGGTTTTATGATTGCCATTGCCTTAATTACCGTGTTTGGTACATTACTCCTTTTCCTTTGGGATATGTAA
- the qoxC gene encoding cytochrome aa3 quinol oxidase subunit III translates to MKIDHSLPLEYSTKENNMKIFGFWVFIAAEIMLFATLFTSYFTLEHRTGSGPSGAEIFEITPVLIETLVLLTSSFTIGLGVHAMRIGNKKAMMTFFAVTLLLGLGFLSVEIYEFMHYAHIGAGLQVSAFTAMLLTTLGTHGLHVTFGLFWGTAILIQLKKRGLTPETANKSFIFSLYWHFLDVVWIFIFSFIYLKGMM, encoded by the coding sequence ATGAAAATCGATCACTCGCTGCCATTAGAATATAGTACAAAAGAAAATAATATGAAAATTTTTGGTTTTTGGGTTTTTATTGCAGCCGAAATTATGCTTTTTGCAACACTGTTTACATCTTACTTTACGTTAGAGCATAGAACCGGAAGCGGGCCAAGCGGCGCTGAAATTTTTGAAATTACGCCTGTCTTAATTGAAACTCTTGTATTATTAACAAGCAGTTTCACGATTGGACTTGGTGTTCATGCCATGCGCATCGGGAACAAAAAAGCAATGATGACCTTTTTTGCAGTTACATTGTTATTAGGTTTAGGTTTCTTAAGTGTTGAAATTTACGAGTTTATGCATTATGCCCATATCGGAGCTGGGTTACAAGTTAGTGCCTTTACAGCCATGCTCCTAACAACATTAGGAACACATGGGCTGCACGTTACCTTTGGATTATTCTGGGGAACAGCCATCCTAATTCAGTTGAAGAAACGAGGCTTAACTCCGGAAACAGCGAATAAATCCTTTATCTTCTCATTATATTGGCACTTCTTAGATGTCGTCTGGATCTTTATTTTCAGCTTCATCTATTTGAAAGGAATGATGTAA
- the qoxB gene encoding cytochrome aa3 quinol oxidase subunit I, whose amino-acid sequence MEFFERFAIPHPSIAIYASMVAIGLTVIAIIAGLTYFKKWGYLWQEWLTTVDHKRIGIMYLISALIMLFRGGVDAIMMRAQLAVPDSKLLDAQHYNEVFSTHGVVMVMFMAMPFIFAFMNYVVPLQIGARDVAFPRLNALSFWLFFFGAMLFNISFVVGGSPDAGWTSYFPLAGNEFSKSVGTNYYMIAIQISGIGSLMTGINMITTIMKMRAPGMTLMKMPMFTWSVLVTNLIIVTVFPVITVALAMGSMDRLFGTHFFATTNGGMDMLWANLFWVWGHPEVYILILPAFGIYSEIISTFAGRNLYGYKSMVASMVIISALSCMVWAHHFFTMGQGAVANSFFSITTMMIAVPTGVKIFNWLFTLWKGKIRFTVPMLYSLGFIPLFVIGGVTGVMLAMSAADYQYHNTMFLVAHFHNTIIPGVVFAMLAGLTYYWPKMFGFMLNERIGKWAFWLLSIGFCLAFFPMYITGLDGQARRMYTYSEATGYGPLNMLSFVGAGVMAISFALIVYNVYYSVRYSPRNIGADPWDARSLEWATHTPVPEYNFAIEPQVASSQAFWDAKKKDHELFPGKLEKIHMPNNSGVPFIMSAIFFVFGFSMIFSLWIPAIISLIAIFACMAHRSFEKDHGRYISVKEIEETETKLRGVN is encoded by the coding sequence ATGGAGTTCTTTGAACGATTTGCCATACCACATCCAAGTATTGCGATCTATGCATCAATGGTTGCAATTGGTCTTACAGTGATTGCCATTATTGCTGGCTTAACCTATTTTAAAAAATGGGGTTATTTATGGCAGGAATGGTTAACAACGGTTGACCATAAACGAATTGGGATTATGTATTTAATCTCTGCTTTGATTATGTTATTCAGAGGCGGAGTGGACGCAATTATGATGCGGGCCCAGCTTGCTGTCCCAGATAGTAAGCTGCTTGATGCACAGCATTATAATGAAGTTTTCTCAACACATGGTGTTGTTATGGTCATGTTTATGGCAATGCCATTCATCTTTGCCTTTATGAACTATGTTGTTCCATTACAAATTGGAGCACGGGATGTGGCATTTCCTAGATTAAATGCATTAAGCTTTTGGTTATTCTTCTTTGGCGCAATGCTATTTAATATCTCTTTTGTTGTCGGAGGATCACCTGATGCAGGCTGGACTTCTTATTTCCCGCTTGCAGGGAATGAATTCAGTAAATCAGTTGGAACGAACTATTATATGATCGCTATTCAAATATCCGGAATTGGATCGCTAATGACCGGTATTAATATGATTACAACGATTATGAAAATGAGAGCACCAGGCATGACCTTAATGAAGATGCCGATGTTTACCTGGTCTGTTTTAGTGACGAACCTAATTATCGTTACGGTTTTCCCTGTCATTACAGTGGCACTTGCAATGGGAAGCATGGACAGATTATTTGGAACCCATTTCTTCGCAACCACAAATGGTGGTATGGATATGCTCTGGGCCAACTTGTTCTGGGTATGGGGACATCCTGAAGTTTATATTCTCATTTTACCTGCGTTTGGCATATACAGTGAAATTATTTCAACATTCGCAGGAAGAAACCTTTATGGCTATAAATCCATGGTCGCTTCCATGGTTATTATTTCAGCTCTTTCCTGTATGGTTTGGGCACACCATTTCTTTACTATGGGTCAAGGGGCGGTAGCAAACAGCTTCTTTTCCATAACAACTATGATGATTGCTGTACCTACAGGAGTTAAGATTTTTAACTGGTTATTCACATTATGGAAAGGGAAAATTCGCTTTACCGTTCCAATGCTATATTCGCTCGGATTTATTCCGTTATTTGTCATTGGCGGGGTAACAGGGGTAATGTTAGCAATGTCAGCAGCTGACTACCAGTATCATAATACAATGTTCTTAGTCGCTCACTTCCATAATACGATTATTCCTGGTGTTGTATTTGCAATGCTTGCCGGTCTAACGTATTATTGGCCAAAAATGTTTGGCTTTATGTTAAATGAAAGAATTGGAAAATGGGCATTCTGGCTTCTTTCCATTGGCTTTTGCTTAGCTTTCTTCCCAATGTACATTACAGGCTTAGATGGACAGGCGCGACGTATGTACACCTATTCTGAGGCAACTGGCTATGGGCCATTAAATATGCTATCGTTCGTTGGCGCTGGGGTTATGGCAATCAGCTTTGCTCTAATCGTCTACAACGTTTATTACAGTGTTCGTTATTCGCCAAGAAATATTGGCGCGGATCCTTGGGATGCCCGGTCACTTGAATGGGCAACACATACTCCGGTACCGGAATATAACTTTGCCATTGAACCACAAGTTGCTTCAAGTCAAGCGTTTTGGGATGCAAAGAAAAAAGACCACGAGTTGTTCCCTGGTAAATTGGAAAAAATCCATATGCCGAATAACAGTGGAGTTCCATTTATAATGAGTGCGATATTCTTTGTATTTGGATTCTCGATGATCTTCTCACTATGGATTCCAGCGATTATTTCACTGATTGCCATCTTTGCATGTATGGCACACCGTTCATTTGAAAAAGATCATGGGCGATATATATCTGTTAAAGAAATAGAAGAAACTGAAACAAAATTGCGAGGTGTTAACTAA